DNA from Coriobacteriaceae bacterium:
CCAGGGCGGCACGAACTTCTCGGGTGGTCAGCGCCAGCGCCTGGCGATTGCCCGCGCACTCATGAAGCATGCCGATCTATATATCTTCGACGACAGTTTTTCGGCCCTGGACTTTAAGACCGATGCGGCACTGCGCCATGCGCTGCAGGACGAGACGTGCGATGCCGCGGTGCTCATCATCGCCCAGCGCATCTCGACTATTTTGCATGCCGATCAGATCGTGGTGCTCAAAGACGGCGAGATCGTGGGCCTAGGCACGCACGACGAGCTCATGGAAACCTGCGAGGTGTACCGCGCAATCGCGGAATCGCAGATGAAGGGAGGTGAGTAGCATGACCGAGGAGCTCAAGAAGCAGGGCATCGTCGATGGCGCTGCGGTTGTAGAGACAGTCGAGGAGACGGGCGTCGCGCCCGACCTGGACGAAGCCGCCAAGGCGGCGGAGCGCGAGGCTCGCCGCCAAGCGCTCTACGAGGAAAACGAACGTGCCGAGGACGAGCGCGCCCGCGCCGAGGCAGAGCGTATGCGCGACGTGGACGACGAAGACGAGGACGAGACGCCTCGGGATACCTGGGCGACGGTGCGCCGCCTGTGGAGTGAGGCTGCCGGCGACCATTGGCGCTTCTATATCGTGTTCGCGAGCATTGTGTTCTATGTCATCTTTAACACCGCCGCGCCGGCATATAGCGCCCGCGTGATCGATGAGCTGTGGGGCCACATTCAGGTGGCGTTTGCCAACGACACCACTTTCAGCATCACCTGGGAGAACTGCGGCAAGACCATTTTCGTCTACTTTATGATCTGGACTGCCGCTGCCTCGTTCTATGCGCTCCAGAGCTTTTTGATGTCGAGCGTCGCTGAGCGTCTCAATCTGCGCCTGCGCAACCGCATCGCGCAAAAGCTCAACCGTCTGCCGCTCGCCTATTTTGACGCGCATCGTCCCGGCGAGGTCGTCAGCCGCGCGACCAACGACCTGGACAAGATGTCCGAGAGCATGCAGCGCGGATTGCTGCAGCTGCTCGTGTCGATCGGCACGGTTGTTGGTGCTGTGAGCGTGATGTTCGTGTTCAGCGTGCAGCTTACGCTCGTCTTTCTGTTCTTTACGGCACTGTCGCTGCTGGTGACGAAGGTCGTCTCGCGCCGCACACACGATGTGACGGGCGAGCGCCAGGAGTGGGTGTCCAAGATTACGAGTGCGGTCGAGGAAGGCTATTCGGGCCGTCTGGTGATCCGCGCGTTTAACCGCGAACGCCAAAGTTCTGCCGAGGTGCACCAGGCCTCGGGCGAGCTGGCACGCGTGAGTGCCAAGGCCGACTTTATGATCAATGCCGTCGGCCCTGCGGTGCGCTTTATCGGCCGTTTGGCGCAGATCGTGATCGCGCTGGTGGGCTGCAGCATGCTGGTTGCCGGTCACATGACCGTCGGCGTGTTCCAGGCGTTCTTCCAGTTTATCTACGAGGCGTCCGAACCCATGACGCAGCTGTCGTTTACCTTCAACTCGCTGCAGAGCGCGTTGGCGAGTGCGGAGCGCGTGTTCGACCTGCTCGATGAGCCCGAGATGGAGGCCGATCCGCTGCCGGACGAGGCCGCCAAGCTGCCGGGTCGCGTTGAGGGTCGCGTCTCCTTTGAGCACGTGCGCTTTGGTTATTCGCCCGACAAGCCGCTTATGCACGACGTGTCGTTTACCGCCGAGCCGGGCCAGAAGATTGCCGTGGTGGGAACCACGGGCGCGGGCAAGACGACGCTCATCAACCTGCTCATGCGCTTCTACGAGATTGACGGCGGGCGTATTACGCTCGACGGCGTGGATACGAGCCGCATGGACCGCGGCGAGCTACGGCAGCAGTTTGGCATGGTGCTGCAGGACGCCTGGCTGTTCGATGGCACGATTGCCGAAAACATCGCCTACGGCTGTCCCGAGGCGACGCGTGAGGAGATCGTGGCGGCTGCGCGCGCCGCGCAGGTCGACTTCTTTGTGCGCACCATGCCGCAGGGCTATGACACGCGCGTGGCCAACGATGCCGAAAGCATCAGCCAGGGCCAGCGTCAGCTGCTGACCATCGCACGCGTGCTGCTCAATAACCCGGCGATTCTCATCCTGGACGAGGCGACCTCAAGCGTGGATACGCGTACCGAGCTTGCCATCGGTCGTGCCATGGACGCGCTCATGCGCGGGCGCACGAGCTTTGTGATCGCGCACCGCCTGTCGACGATCGTGGACGCCGACCTGATCTTGGTCATGGATCACGGCAACATTATCGAGCAGGGCACGCATAAGGAGCTGCTGGCTGCCGAGGGTGCCTACGCCGACCTCTATCTGAGCCAGTTCGCATAATGTGACAAAGGGACAGTCTCTTTGCCACATCACAAATAAGGCGCGCCGGGGATGAATTCCCTGGCGCGCCTTTGCGTTGATGCCGATGTCGTTTTGTGCCGCTTGCGTTCCTAGCGTTCGTCCACGAGCTTGGCGACGAGGGCCTTGAGCTCGGCCACCTCTCGCTCGAGTTCCTTGACGCGGCGGGCATTCTCGGTGATGCCCTGGCGGTTGAGGGCGGACTGCTCGGCGGCGTCATCGGGCATGTACTCGCGATGCTGCTTGGCGTCGAAACTCTCCTCGAACACACGGCAGCCGTTGCGCTTGATGATGCGTCCCGGCACGCCCACGACGGTGCAGTTGTCGGGGACGTCCTTAACGACGACCGAGTTGCCGCCGATCTTGACGTTGTTGCCGATGCGGATGTTGCCGAGCACCTTGGCGCCCGTGCCCACCGTGACATTGTTGCCCAGGGTGGGGTGACGCTTGCCGGTCTCGTTGCCGGTGCCGCCGAGCGTGACGCCCTGGTAGAGCACACAGTTGTCGCCCACAATGGTGGTCTCGCCGATGACGACGCCCATGGCGTGGTCGATAAAGAAGTGCTTGCCAATCTGCGCGGCAGGGTGAATCTCGACGCCGGTGATGTGGCGGGTGATTTGCGAGAGCACGCGGGCGAGCGAGCGATGACCGTGCTCCCACAGCCAGTGCTCGGGCACGTGGTTCCACTTGGCGTGCAGGCCAGGATAGGAAAGAAAGATGACCAGACCGTTTTGCGCGGCGGGGTCCTGCGCCTGGACGGTCTTGATGTCCTCGCGAATGGTATTGATAAAGCTCACCGGCCGCCCTCCCTTAGCGCCATGGCAATGCGATTCAATAAAGTATAGCGATTCGCTAGGGATTAAAAAGGACAATCTTGGCGGCTTTGCGCTACAAGTGTCAGTTATGCAAACTTGCTGGTAATGGAGTCATGCTTTTGTGGGGTTGCGCACGAGGGGGCACCGCAACCGTATACTGGTCAACTTGGACGTATCCGCGCCCACAACTGAGAGGTTTTACTTCATGGGTTTCATCAATTTTATTGCCGAGCTGCTTAAGGACCCGCGCACCGCGATCGCCAGCTGGATCGCCGCCGGCCTGCTAATGGCCTACGGCTGCGTGTTCCTGATCATCTTTATCGAGACGGGCGTGGTGTTCTTCCCGTTCCTTCCCGGTGATTCGCTGCTGTTCGCCTCGGGTTTCTTTGCCCACAACGGCGGCTTTAACATCGTGGCGCTTCTGGCCACCGCATGGGCCGCTGCCATTTTGGGCGATCAGTGCAACTTTATGATCGGTCACTTCTTTGGCCGCAAGATCATCGCTTCGGGCAAGGTCAAGGCCATGACGCCCGAGCGCATCAAAAAGTCCGAGGACTTCTTGGACAAGTGGGGTCACCTGGCCATCTTCCTGGGTCGCTTCTTCCCGTTTATCCGCACCTTTGTGCCCTTTATCGCTGGCATGGGCGGCATGCACTGGCGCAACTTTGTCGTCTTTAACGTGCTGGGCGGCATTACCTGGTCGACGGTCTTTACGCTGCTGGGCTACTTCTTTGGCGGCATTCCCTTTGTGCAAGAGCACTTTGAGCTGCTGATTATCGGCATCGTTGCCGTGTCGATCATCCCGACCGTGGTCGGTCTGGTTAAGGCCAAGCTGGGTAAATAGAACGCCTAGCTCGAGCCAGCGCGCAGACCGTACAGTTGAGGCCCGTCACCGCTTACGGTGGCTGGCCTCTTTGCTTCGGTCAAATGAAAATACTTTACTTAGTTAAAGAAAAGCGTTTTATCAGACGCGTGCGGGGAGTACAATCTCGTGCATGCGAATCGACGTGCCATCGGCTTTGATGCTGCTCGCGTGTCCCGTCCGGCTCTACGCTCCGGGCGTGCGACGTTGCGACGCGGTCGGCCTCGGTCCTTGCGTGCGGGTTCGCGAGTATGCAACTGTGTATGTAAGGAGCGACATATGACTGTCGAGAAGAAGGATATCGATTGGGGTAGCCTCGGCTTTGGCTACATGAAGACCGATTACAGCTACGAGGCTCATTGGAAGGATGGCGAGTGGGACGAGGGCGGCCTGACCACCGACCACACCCTGCATGTCTCCGAGTGCGGCGGTATCTTCCATTACTGCCAGGAGGTCTTTGAGGGCCTGAAGGCCTACACCGCCGAGGACGGCAGCATCGTCTGCTTCCGTCCCGACATGAACGCTGAGCGTATGTATAACTCTGCCCAGCGCCTCGAGATGCCCCCGTTTCCCAAGGACAAGTTCGTTGAGGCCGTCAAGCAGGTCGTTTCTGCCAACGCCGCCTGGGTTCCGCCCTTCGGTTCCGGCGCGACCCTGTACGTGCGTCCGTTTATGATCGGCTCCGGTGACGTGATCGGCGTGGCTCCCGCTCCTGAGTACACGTTCCGCATTCTCGTGACCCCGGTCGGTCCGTACTTTAAGGGCGGCCTCAAGCCCGTCAAGCTGCGCGTTTCCGAGTATGACCGTGCTGCACCGCACGGCACCGGCAACATCAAGGCCGGCCTGAACTACGCCATGTCCCTTAAGCCCACGATGGAGGCCCATCGCGAGGGCTATGCCGAGAACCTGTATCTCGACTCCGAGTCCCGCACCTATGTCGAGGAGACCGGTGGCGCCAACGTCCTGTTCGTGAAAGAGGATGGCACGCTCGTCGTTCCGCAGTCGCACACCGACTCCATCCTGCCCTCTATCACCCGTCGTTCGCTCGTTCAGGTTGCTCAGGACCTGGGCATGACCGTTGACCAGCGCCCCGTCGAGTGGGCCGAGGTCAAGGCCGGCACCTTTGTGGAGTGCGGCCTGTGCGGCACCGCTGCCGTCATCTCTCCGGTTGGCGAAATCGACAACAAGGTTTACGGCGCCGACGAGACCGTGACCTTCCCGGCTGGCTACACCGAGATCGGCCCCGTGATGAAGAAGCTCCGCGAGACCCTGACCGGCATCCAGTCTGGTGCCGTTGAGGATAAGCACGACTGGGTCTACGTCGTCGCGTAATCTGTCTTAGCTGTCCGGCCCGAGCGCGGCCTTCCTTTCCGGCGCGTCCTCGGACATGAAAGAACCTCCGCTGCGCACTTCGTGCGGCGGAGGTTTTTTCGTCCCGCGGAGTGCGCCGGAAAGGAAGGCCGCGCTTTTGTTTTGGTTTGCGCCATGTGGGGGTGGTGGCGACGTGCATTTTTGCGAGTATTCTGCAATCGAAGGCCCCTGCATACCGACCTCGGGCAAAAAATCGGGAGTTCTCGATGTTTTCTACGGATGATGGGCGGGGTTATGGGCTGGCAGCGCTTGATTTGCAGGGATATTCGCGGTCTTTGGCATTTATCGTGGCGCCCGAAGCCCTTGGTTATGTTGAATACTCCTAAAAATGCACGACGCTTAGAGGGGGACCTTCGCGAAAAAGGAAACCGCCCCGTCGAAGTATGCATTCGACGGGGCGGTTTATGCATTTAGCCGATTAAGGATGCGCTGTCAAACTACTAGAACTTGACGGTCGGGGCCTGACGGGCTGCTTCGGCGGCCTCGAAGCCCTGGCGCTCCTTAAACTGGAAGATGCCGGCAAAGATGACAGCCGGGAACGTCTGAATGGCGTTGTTGTAGCTGAGCACGCAATCGTTGTAGCTCTGGCGTGCATAGCTAATCTTGTTCTCGGTATCCTCGAGCGATGCCTGCAGCTGCGTAAAGTTGGTGTTTGCCTTAAGATCGGGATAGGCCTCGGCTACGGCGAAGAGCTGGCGCAGCGCACCGGTCAGCACGTTGTCGGCTTCCATCTTGGCCTCGGGCGTGGTGGCCTTGACGGCGGTGTTACGCGCGCTGATCACGGCGGAGAGCGTCTCCTGCTCGTGCTTGGCGTAGCCCTTGACGGTCTCGACCAGGTTGGGGATCAGGTCGTTGCGGCGCTGCAGCTGCGTATCGATGTTCTGCCAGGCGTTATCGATGCGGTTACGCTTGGTGACCATGTTGTTGTAGATGCCGGCGATGGCGCAGACAATCACAATGACAACAACGATGCCGATGATGACGGTAATCATGATGTCTCCGTTTCGAATGGCCGCGGCGGCATGCGCCAGCTGCCGTTGGTATAACGCTACTAGTATACCCGCAACGTTTTGCCGTGCCGAACTTTCCGGCAAGCGTTATGTTTTCGGCGGGGTTGGCACCAGGGCAAAGCGCGCGAGGTACAGGTGTAAGATATGCGACAGATTGACGAGTGTTGTCTTTGCCCTGAGGATGGCGATACCAGTGGACCTTCGCATTAAGAAAACCTACCGCGCCCTGTTCGATGCTTTCACCGAGCTTCTCGAGGAGCATCGTTTTGAGGACCTGACGGTTGCCATGCTGTGCGACCGCGCCATGATTCGCCGCACGACGTTCTACAAGCACTTTCGCGACAAGAACGATTACTTTGCCTTTTATATCGATGAGCTCATGTCGGGCTTGCCGCAAAAACAGCCCGATGAGGCCGGCGCGGTATCTGCCGAGGACGTGCGCGCGCTTCGGCACGCGATTTTGGACGATGCTATGGATTTGATTCTGACGCACGAGCGGCTCATGGATAACATTTTGGCAAGCAGCATGTCGGGCATGTTGACCAACGTTATTTGCGACCGTATTGCCCGCTCCATCCGCGAGCGTGTGATGAACGTGCTTGCCGAGGATGCCCTGGCCCCCGTGTCACTCGAGACGACGTCTGAGTTTGTCGCCGGCGGTATTATTCGACTTTTCACGATATGGTGGGAATCGGGCCACGATCTTGAGCGTCGACCCGAGATGGCCGACGTGGTCGATGCGCTGTTTGAGCGGACCATGACGCCGGTGCATCACTAAAAGTGGCGGAGAGAGGGGGATTCGAACCCCCGGAACGCTCTCGCGCTCAACGGTTTTCAAGACCGCCGCATTCAACCGCTCTGCCATCTCTCCGTGAGTCGTAATGATAGCATCGTTTTGAATTTGCAACAGGGAAGGCGAACGATGACGATCACCGAAATCGACGAGAAGTTCATGCGCGAGGCGCTGGCGGAGGCGCGCGCCGCCGCGGCGGTGGGCGAGGTGCCCATCGGTGCCATAGTGGTGCGCGACGGCGAGATCGTCGCGAGGGCGCACAATCGGCGCGAGCTCGATCAGGATCCTTCGGCTCATGCAGAGTTCGCGGCCCTGTGCGCTGCCGCTCGGTCGCTCGGTCGCTGGCGCCTTTCCGATTGCACGGTCTACGTGACGCTCGAGCCCTGCTGCATGTGTGCGGGGCTTATGGTCAACGCGCGCGTGGGGCGCTGCGTGTATGGCGCGGCTGATGCCAAGGCGGGCGCGCTGGGATCCCTATACGATTTGAATGCCGACTCGCGCCTGAATCATCGGTTTAACGTGACGGCTGGGGTCCTGGCGGATGAATGTCGCGAGCTGCTGAGTAACTATTTTGGCGGTCTGCGCGGAGCGGGCGGCGCTGATTGCGGTTGTGGGGCCGATCTTGAAGCACACGCCGCTCACGCCGCAGCGCTTGCAGGTGCCGGTGAGGATGCTGACACGGCGGTTGACTTTGGTCCTGCGTGCCGCCGGCCCCGCCGTGTGCTGCTGGCGATCGACTCCTTTAAGGGCAGCGTTTCGAGTGCGCAGGCGGAGGCGGCGGTTGCCGAAGGCGTGCGCCGTGTGTGGTCCGATGCCGAGGTGCGCGCATTGCCGCTGGCAGATGGTGGCGAGGGAACGCTCGATGCCGTTGCCGCGTGCGGCGGTGAGATTGTGACCTGCGAGGTGGCAGGCCCCTTGGGCGACCGCGTGTCTGCCCGGATGCTGGTGGACGGCGAGCGCGACTCGGCTGTAATTGAGATGGCCGAGGCGGCGGGTATTGGGTATTCACCCTGCACGGAATCGGCGGCGCTCGCGGCTTCGACCTATGGCGTGGGCGAGCTGATGCTCCGTGCGGTTCGCGCCGGGGCAAAGACTATCTATATTGGTCTGGGCGGCAGTGCCACCAACGACGGTGGCGCCGGCATGCTGCAGGCGCTGGGCGCGCGTGTGGTCGATGATCAGGGATGCGATGTCGCCCCCGGTCTTGCCGGCCTTGAGCAGGTGGCGAGCGTTGATTTGGCGCCAGCTCTGCAGGCTTTGGATGATGCTCGTATCGTTGTGCTTTCCGATGTCGAGAATCCGCTCGTGGGGCGTCGAGGCGCACTGGCGGTGTTTGGCGGGCAGAAGGGCCTGCCGGCGGATGATGTCGAGGTGCTGTGCAGATACGACGGCTGGATGGTCGGCTACGGTCGCCTGCTCGATGCGGCAATTTTCGAGGCGCGAGCCCAGGGGTTGTTGCGCACACCCGAGAACGCACGGACATTTGGCTCGGTGCTTGGCGTGCCCGGCGCGGGCGCTGCCGGTGGCTTGGGCGCGGCGTTGCTGGTGCTCGGTGCGGAGCTACGCTCGGGCGTGGAGACGGTGCTCGATCTGATTGGGTTTGACGAGCGCGTATGCGATGTCGACCTAGTCATAACGGGCGAGGGCAATATGGACGAGCAGTCCGCCGCCGGTAAGGCGCCGGTTGGTGTGGCTCGCCGCGCCAAGCGATATGGCAAGCCGGTGGTCGCCGTCGTGGGCGGTCGCGCCGTCAACCTGGATGCGGTGTGTGAGCATGGCATCGACTTGGTGCTTCCGATCTGCCGCAAGCCCATGCCCCTCGACCAGGCGCTCAATCCTCAAGAAGCCACAACCAACCTCATCTTCGCCGGTGAGTCAGCCGCCCAAGCCTACGACCTCGCTCGCCTCTAAAACCCATCCCCTCGATAAGTTGCGGTGAAATACGGAGTGTTATTGCCTTTAAGGTGCCAATTCAGTCCGTATTCCACCGCAACTTCGAGAATGGCCATTCGAGGTTGGCTGCCTTGGGTCTTGGGTCGGACCGTTTGCCACGAAATGCGACCATCTACTACGTTAAACCGGCCACCTTCGACCATCCCGGAATTTGCAAAAACAAAACCGACGCTCCTATAAGTTGTCAAGAGGCAGTTTGCGGGAGCGCTCTCTCCAATTCGCACAGGAGCTCGTAATACCTCCTCTCCAGTTTCGTCGACCGCCGTTTCCCCCGTTCCAAGTGCCCGAGTGTGGCTGCGGACAGGCCGAGCTCCGCGGCGGCTTTCTTCTGAGTCACCCGCATCGCCTTGCGCATCTTCGCGAGCTCGGGGCCCTCCGGCGCGGCGCCGTCGGGATTCGGGTCCATGAGCACGCGGTACACCTCCCGCGCTATGTAGCGCTTCAGGCAGCGGACCGCCTCCCGCCGGGACTTCCCCTCGGAGGTCCGCCTCGCCACGTACCTCCTCGTCCTCTCGTCGTACGTCATGCGCTTGATCGCGATCTCGTAGAGCGCCCAGTTCGCCTGCCGGTTGCCGCCGCGGTTGAGCCTGTGCCGCTCCGTCTTCCCGCTCGACGCGGGGATCGGGGAGACGCCGCACAGCATCGAGAACGCCGCCTCGCCCTTCAGCCTGCCGGGGTTGTCGCCGGCGGCCACGACCAGGGCGGCGGCGGTCGTCGTGCCGCAGCCCTCGATGCCGAGCAGCGCGGGCGCGTTCGCCTCCAGCAGCGCGCGGATGCGCTCGTTGAGGGACTCGACCTGGCTGCGGGCCTCCTTCCAGACCGCCGCGACGGACCGCAGCGAGGCCAGCACGCTCTCCTCGAGCGCGTCGCCCGCCTTCCTCCCGCGCGCGAGCAGCGGCATGAGGTCCTTCGGCCGCTCGCGGCCCCTGAACCGCTCCCTCAGGGCGCCCGGGGCCGTCGTGAGCATCGACTTCGCGCAGGCCACGCAGGACGTGGACGTCGCGACGGCCAGCCTGCGCGCGACGTAGAGCTGGCGCACCGCCTCGACCCAGCCGTCCTGCGACTTCGGCACGGAGCAGCCCCTCCCGGACGCCGCCTTGCGCGCCGCGCGCTCGGCGTCCAGCGGGTCGCTCTTCCCCTCGCCGGGCCTCGCCTTGTCCCTCTTGGGCCTGAGCACCTCGACGACGTTGTACCCGAGCTCCACGAGCCTCCTCGTCAGCCCGGCCCCGTACGATGCCGTGCCCTCGACGCCGACGACCATGCAGCTCCCCGGGTCGCCTATCGCCTCCGCCAGCCTGTCGTAGCCCTCGGGGTCGGCCCCGAAGCTCCCGCTCCAGATCTTCCTCCCGAGGCCGTCGAGCAGGCACAGGACATGCACGTCCTTGTGCGTGTCGACGCCCGCGATGACCGTTTCGCCTTCCATTTTCGCTCCCCTCGGTCTGCCGCCTGCCCCGCGCCCGGGTCTCCCAGACATTGCACTGACGGGAGCGCTACAATCCAATTGGCTTGTCCGATTGTCCGCGCTCATGCTCCTATTAGGTCATGGCAGGACTCCGGGACGCGGATGCCGGGGCGAGACAGGTCGGATTTGAGGACGGCCGAAGAGGCGTCAGCAGGTCAGTGGGTCATCGTCCCGGCATTCAGCATCAGGGTAGCGCTGCGACGCGGAAATCGCGCGCCGTTGCCGCGCCCCGCAGTGCCCGCTTCCCCCAAGGACAATTATCAGTGCAGGTAGAAAGCTTGCCGATTTTCGAAAAAGCACGCTATGGTTGACCTCT
Protein-coding regions in this window:
- a CDS encoding ABC transporter ATP-binding protein/permease, coding for MTEELKKQGIVDGAAVVETVEETGVAPDLDEAAKAAEREARRQALYEENERAEDERARAEAERMRDVDDEDEDETPRDTWATVRRLWSEAAGDHWRFYIVFASIVFYVIFNTAAPAYSARVIDELWGHIQVAFANDTTFSITWENCGKTIFVYFMIWTAAASFYALQSFLMSSVAERLNLRLRNRIAQKLNRLPLAYFDAHRPGEVVSRATNDLDKMSESMQRGLLQLLVSIGTVVGAVSVMFVFSVQLTLVFLFFTALSLLVTKVVSRRTHDVTGERQEWVSKITSAVEEGYSGRLVIRAFNRERQSSAEVHQASGELARVSAKADFMINAVGPAVRFIGRLAQIVIALVGCSMLVAGHMTVGVFQAFFQFIYEASEPMTQLSFTFNSLQSALASAERVFDLLDEPEMEADPLPDEAAKLPGRVEGRVSFEHVRFGYSPDKPLMHDVSFTAEPGQKIAVVGTTGAGKTTLINLLMRFYEIDGGRITLDGVDTSRMDRGELRQQFGMVLQDAWLFDGTIAENIAYGCPEATREEIVAAARAAQVDFFVRTMPQGYDTRVANDAESISQGQRQLLTIARVLLNNPAILILDEATSSVDTRTELAIGRAMDALMRGRTSFVIAHRLSTIVDADLILVMDHGNIIEQGTHKELLAAEGAYADLYLSQFA
- the cysE gene encoding serine O-acetyltransferase; translation: MSFINTIREDIKTVQAQDPAAQNGLVIFLSYPGLHAKWNHVPEHWLWEHGHRSLARVLSQITRHITGVEIHPAAQIGKHFFIDHAMGVVIGETTIVGDNCVLYQGVTLGGTGNETGKRHPTLGNNVTVGTGAKVLGNIRIGNNVKIGGNSVVVKDVPDNCTVVGVPGRIIKRNGCRVFEESFDAKQHREYMPDDAAEQSALNRQGITENARRVKELEREVAELKALVAKLVDER
- a CDS encoding VTT domain-containing protein encodes the protein MGFINFIAELLKDPRTAIASWIAAGLLMAYGCVFLIIFIETGVVFFPFLPGDSLLFASGFFAHNGGFNIVALLATAWAAAILGDQCNFMIGHFFGRKIIASGKVKAMTPERIKKSEDFLDKWGHLAIFLGRFFPFIRTFVPFIAGMGGMHWRNFVVFNVLGGITWSTVFTLLGYFFGGIPFVQEHFELLIIGIVAVSIIPTVVGLVKAKLGK
- a CDS encoding branched-chain amino acid aminotransferase, producing MTVEKKDIDWGSLGFGYMKTDYSYEAHWKDGEWDEGGLTTDHTLHVSECGGIFHYCQEVFEGLKAYTAEDGSIVCFRPDMNAERMYNSAQRLEMPPFPKDKFVEAVKQVVSANAAWVPPFGSGATLYVRPFMIGSGDVIGVAPAPEYTFRILVTPVGPYFKGGLKPVKLRVSEYDRAAPHGTGNIKAGLNYAMSLKPTMEAHREGYAENLYLDSESRTYVEETGGANVLFVKEDGTLVVPQSHTDSILPSITRRSLVQVAQDLGMTVDQRPVEWAEVKAGTFVECGLCGTAAVISPVGEIDNKVYGADETVTFPAGYTEIGPVMKKLRETLTGIQSGAVEDKHDWVYVVA
- a CDS encoding LemA family protein; this encodes MITVIIGIVVVIVIVCAIAGIYNNMVTKRNRIDNAWQNIDTQLQRRNDLIPNLVETVKGYAKHEQETLSAVISARNTAVKATTPEAKMEADNVLTGALRQLFAVAEAYPDLKANTNFTQLQASLEDTENKISYARQSYNDCVLSYNNAIQTFPAVIFAGIFQFKERQGFEAAEAARQAPTVKF
- a CDS encoding TetR/AcrR family transcriptional regulator, with the protein product MDLRIKKTYRALFDAFTELLEEHRFEDLTVAMLCDRAMIRRTTFYKHFRDKNDYFAFYIDELMSGLPQKQPDEAGAVSAEDVRALRHAILDDAMDLILTHERLMDNILASSMSGMLTNVICDRIARSIRERVMNVLAEDALAPVSLETTSEFVAGGIIRLFTIWWESGHDLERRPEMADVVDALFERTMTPVHH
- the tadA gene encoding tRNA adenosine(34) deaminase TadA — translated: MTITEIDEKFMREALAEARAAAAVGEVPIGAIVVRDGEIVARAHNRRELDQDPSAHAEFAALCAAARSLGRWRLSDCTVYVTLEPCCMCAGLMVNARVGRCVYGAADAKAGALGSLYDLNADSRLNHRFNVTAGVLADECRELLSNYFGGLRGAGGADCGCGADLEAHAAHAAALAGAGEDADTAVDFGPACRRPRRVLLAIDSFKGSVSSAQAEAAVAEGVRRVWSDAEVRALPLADGGEGTLDAVAACGGEIVTCEVAGPLGDRVSARMLVDGERDSAVIEMAEAAGIGYSPCTESAALAASTYGVGELMLRAVRAGAKTIYIGLGGSATNDGGAGMLQALGARVVDDQGCDVAPGLAGLEQVASVDLAPALQALDDARIVVLSDVENPLVGRRGALAVFGGQKGLPADDVEVLCRYDGWMVGYGRLLDAAIFEARAQGLLRTPENARTFGSVLGVPGAGAAGGLGAALLVLGAELRSGVETVLDLIGFDERVCDVDLVITGEGNMDEQSAAGKAPVGVARRAKRYGKPVVAVVGGRAVNLDAVCEHGIDLVLPICRKPMPLDQALNPQEATTNLIFAGESAAQAYDLARL
- a CDS encoding IS110 family transposase encodes the protein MEGETVIAGVDTHKDVHVLCLLDGLGRKIWSGSFGADPEGYDRLAEAIGDPGSCMVVGVEGTASYGAGLTRRLVELGYNVVEVLRPKRDKARPGEGKSDPLDAERAARKAASGRGCSVPKSQDGWVEAVRQLYVARRLAVATSTSCVACAKSMLTTAPGALRERFRGRERPKDLMPLLARGRKAGDALEESVLASLRSVAAVWKEARSQVESLNERIRALLEANAPALLGIEGCGTTTAAALVVAAGDNPGRLKGEAAFSMLCGVSPIPASSGKTERHRLNRGGNRQANWALYEIAIKRMTYDERTRRYVARRTSEGKSRREAVRCLKRYIAREVYRVLMDPNPDGAAPEGPELAKMRKAMRVTQKKAAAELGLSAATLGHLERGKRRSTKLERRYYELLCELERALPQTAS